One Cryptomeria japonica chromosome 9, Sugi_1.0, whole genome shotgun sequence genomic window carries:
- the LOC131073852 gene encoding codeine O-demethylase, which produces MSTSFKVDDVQELVKLKREDVPERYIRLQQERIGCTALSAPPGLHLPLIDMANILSAHHSTRQHEMDRLARACKEWGFFQVLNHGIDLGLLYRIKMVVRDFFKLPLKEKEKYAMIPSTIQGYGHGFIFSDDQNLDWSNMMALATMPKSIRKENLWPAKPLLFSDTVEAYSMEVSRLCRKLLSAIAENLGLNSNIFEEIFGENVQAVRMNLYPPCPRPDLVLGLSAHSDGSALTVLLQDDDSVGLQILNQNQWVSVEPIPDALVINIGDTLEVLTNGEYKSVEHRAVTNRNKERLSIVTFHAPSYDVELGPLPQFIDEDHPRRYKNYKHADYNHYYLTNKLQGKKTLLDFARI; this is translated from the exons ATGAGCACATCTTTCAAGGTTGATGACGTGCAAGAGCTTGTAAAATTGAAGCGTGAGGATGTACCAGAGAGATATATTCGACTTCAACAAGAGAGGATTGGATGTACAGCACTAAGTGCTCCCCCTGGCCTTCATCTCCCTCTCATTGACATGGCCAACATACTCTCAGCACACCATTCCACTAGACAGCATGAGATGGACAGGCTTGCCCGGGCTTGTAAAGAGTGGGGTTTTTTTCAG GTGTTGAATCATGGAATTGACCTGGGACTACTCTATCGAATAAAGATGGTTGTGAGGGATTTCTTCAAGTTGCcattaaaagaaaaagagaagtacGCAATGATTCCAAGCACAATTCAGGGatatggtcatggtttcatcttctCAGATGACCAGAACTTAGACTGGTCTAACATGATGGCCTTGGCAACCATGCCCAAATCCATTCGCAAGGAAAACCTTTGGCCCGCAAAGCCGCTTCTTTTCAG TGATACAGTGGAAGCCTATTCGATGGAGGTATCTAGACTCTGCCGGAAATTATTGAGTGCCATAGCTGAAAACCTGGGGTTAAACTCCAAtatatttgaagaaatatttggAGAAAATGTGCAGGCAGTGAGGATGAACTTATATCCTCCCTGTCCAAGGCCTGATCTGGTTCTAGGTTTAAGTGCACACTCCGATGGAAGTGCTCTTACTGTGCTGCTGCAAGATGATGATTCTGTAGGTTTACAGATTCTTAACCAGAACCAGTGGGTTTCTGTAGAGCCAATCCCAGATGCTCTAGTTATCAATATAGGGGACACTCTAGAG GTTTTAACAAATGGAGAATACAAGAGTGTTGAGCACAGAGCAGTAACaaacagaaacaaagaaagattatcAATTGTTACATTTCATGCTCCAAGCTACGATGTGGAGTTGGGTCCATTGCCTCAATTCATAGATGAAGATCATCCAAGGCGCTACAAGAACTACAAACATGCAGACTACAATCACTACTATCTCACTAACAAGTTGCAAGGGAAGAAAACTCTACTGGattttgcaagaatttga